One genomic region from Spirulina subsalsa PCC 9445 encodes:
- a CDS encoding diguanylate cyclase domain-containing protein, producing MKSDVADQRLMTRTKPLIAQCPKPDFLPHHHSILVVDDTAANLNLLTRILGNEGYKVRVAPNGKMAIRSALSHPPDLILLDIKIPDLDGYSICQRLKAEPQTSDVPILFISALDAVIDKIMAFSVGGVDYITKPFEPMEVLARIEHQLRLRYFQLQLEHQNQQLQLLFDASQAIAQAQDVSTAFEAILARICETLHWDYGEAWILNRDQSHWIYGQAHYAPNPVAEDWFILRQNLAFATGQGLIGQAAASREMIWFDAVSHESCPDYPICSQLLELENFQNGLTLPICLGDDVLAVLMFFYQIPAINSPSPRSEQQIRQLLKVVATQLGEMLQRKKAETALQEANRELERLATYDGLTQIANRRYFDQYLQEIWQVSQEKGEYLSLILWDLEHFKQYNDCYGHPAGDRCLYEVSQAASRVVHRKTDLLARYGGEEFAVILPNTPIQGAIAVAQGIQQAIYQLQIPHKTSSVRPYITLSLGIASLIPQGNYSPQELIQLADLALYQAKKSGRDRWCYEALPTRLHRN from the coding sequence ATGAAATCTGATGTTGCGGATCAACGACTTATGACCCGAACAAAGCCGTTAATTGCCCAATGCCCAAAACCTGATTTTCTGCCCCATCATCATAGTATTTTGGTGGTGGATGATACGGCGGCAAATCTAAATTTGTTGACGCGGATTTTGGGGAACGAAGGCTATAAAGTGCGAGTCGCCCCCAATGGGAAAATGGCGATTCGTTCAGCCTTGAGTCATCCCCCAGATTTAATCTTGCTGGATATCAAAATTCCCGATTTAGACGGCTATAGTATATGTCAACGACTCAAAGCAGAACCCCAGACTTCTGATGTGCCGATTTTGTTTATCAGTGCCTTAGATGCTGTAATCGACAAAATCATGGCCTTTAGTGTGGGGGGAGTGGATTATATTACCAAGCCGTTTGAGCCAATGGAAGTGTTAGCACGCATTGAACATCAACTGCGTCTGCGCTATTTCCAATTGCAATTAGAACATCAGAATCAACAGCTACAGTTATTGTTTGATGCCAGTCAGGCGATCGCACAGGCTCAAGATGTATCGACGGCCTTTGAAGCCATTTTAGCCCGCATCTGTGAAACCCTGCACTGGGATTATGGAGAAGCTTGGATTCTCAACCGGGATCAATCCCATTGGATTTATGGTCAAGCCCATTATGCTCCCAATCCAGTGGCGGAAGATTGGTTCATCTTACGGCAAAATCTAGCTTTTGCCACAGGTCAGGGATTAATTGGCCAGGCTGCCGCTAGTCGGGAGATGATTTGGTTTGATGCTGTCTCCCATGAGTCTTGTCCGGATTATCCAATCTGTTCCCAGTTACTCGAATTAGAGAATTTCCAGAATGGACTCACCTTGCCCATTTGTTTGGGGGACGATGTGTTAGCGGTATTAATGTTTTTTTATCAGATCCCCGCGATCAATAGCCCAAGTCCCAGAAGTGAGCAACAAATCCGTCAATTACTCAAGGTGGTTGCGACCCAGTTAGGCGAAATGTTACAACGGAAAAAGGCAGAAACCGCTTTACAAGAAGCCAATCGAGAGTTAGAACGCTTGGCGACTTATGATGGTTTAACCCAAATTGCCAATCGTCGCTATTTTGATCAGTACCTACAAGAGATTTGGCAAGTGTCCCAAGAGAAGGGAGAATACTTGTCTTTGATTTTGTGGGATTTAGAACACTTTAAGCAATATAACGACTGTTATGGTCATCCGGCAGGCGATCGCTGTTTATACGAAGTCAGTCAGGCCGCGAGTCGAGTGGTTCACCGCAAAACAGACCTCCTCGCTCGCTACGGGGGGGAAGAGTTCGCGGTGATTTTACCCAATACCCCCATTCAGGGTGCGATCGCCGTTGCCCAAGGGATTCAACAAGCCATCTACCAACTGCAAATTCCCCATAAAACCTCCTCAGTCCGTCCCTACATTACCTTGAGTTTAGGCATTGCCAGCTTAATCCCCCAAGGCAATTACAGCCCCCAAGAGTTAATTCAACTGGCCGATTTAGCCTTGTATCAAGCCAAAAAATCCGGGCGAGATCGTTGGTGTTATGAAGCTCTCCCCACCAGACTACATCGTAATTAA
- a CDS encoding RNA recognition motif domain-containing protein, with protein MTVYIGNLSFDVTEDDLNNVFADYGSVKRVQMPVDRDSGRKRGFAFVDMDTEAEETSAIDSLDEAEWMGRTLRVNKAKPRRGR; from the coding sequence ATGACAGTTTATATTGGTAACTTATCCTTTGACGTGACAGAGGATGACCTCAACAATGTTTTTGCAGACTACGGTTCCGTGAAACGGGTGCAAATGCCCGTAGATCGTGATTCCGGTCGCAAGCGTGGTTTTGCTTTTGTCGATATGGACACAGAGGCCGAAGAAACCTCAGCCATTGACAGTCTCGATGAGGCCGAATGGATGGGGCGGACTTTGCGGGTGAATAAAGCAAAACCCCGTCGTGGTCGCTAG
- a CDS encoding GGDEF domain-containing response regulator, translating to MISSLIRAFPSQVTSSISTSQRDILIVDDTPENLRLLSQMLMQHGYNVRKARNGKMALMAVQTMLPDIILLDIMMPNMDGYEVCQQLKSDPKTAQIPVVFLSALDEVMDKVNAFKVGGADYITKPFQIEEVLTRVEHQLSLKQAEAEIRELNSRLEERVKERTQQLQAVVHELELEIQQRKQAEHQLLEMALHDALTGLPNRVLLAQRLQNTITRASLDPDYHFAVLFLDCDRFKVINDSLGHRVGDQLLVALASRIQAHLQSEDTLARLGGDEFAIILGNSPDLNHATQVAQNILESLEHPFQLEECEVFTNVSIGIVFGDSYRTLHERNADQPEHLLRDADNAMYRAKEGGRGTYHVFDPTMHQIALERLNLETELRYALNRNEFLLHYQPIVHLKSGKIQGFEALIRWHSPTRGLVSPSQFIPITEETGLIVPLGQWVLKEACSQLRQWQKLGLVNDSMSISVNLTAHQFTQVDFCQQLDQILAETGLSPHHLKLEITESTIMDNQRSAQSILQQLKSRHISLSIDDFGTGYSSLSYLHAFPVDILKVDRSFVQSLDGSREKLGLIPAIFSITQAMGMSAIAEGIETAIQLDQLRHLNYEFGQGYFFSKPLPSEAVVELLKQDPQW from the coding sequence ATGATTAGTTCTCTTATTCGTGCATTTCCTTCTCAGGTGACTTCCTCAATCTCGACATCCCAGCGCGATATTTTAATTGTTGATGACACGCCAGAGAACCTCCGTCTGCTCTCTCAGATGCTCATGCAGCATGGGTATAACGTGCGCAAGGCGAGGAACGGCAAAATGGCACTCATGGCCGTTCAGACGATGCTTCCGGACATCATCCTCTTAGATATCATGATGCCCAATATGGATGGTTACGAAGTCTGTCAACAGCTAAAATCCGATCCGAAAACCGCTCAGATTCCCGTAGTTTTCCTCAGCGCCCTAGATGAAGTGATGGATAAAGTCAATGCCTTTAAAGTGGGAGGGGCAGACTATATCACGAAACCATTCCAGATTGAAGAAGTCTTAACCCGAGTTGAGCATCAATTGTCATTAAAGCAGGCCGAAGCAGAAATTCGGGAACTCAACAGTAGGTTAGAAGAACGAGTCAAGGAACGCACCCAACAACTACAGGCAGTTGTCCATGAACTAGAACTAGAAATTCAACAACGGAAACAGGCTGAACACCAGTTACTAGAGATGGCACTCCATGACGCGCTCACGGGTTTACCCAATCGGGTGTTATTAGCCCAGCGTCTGCAAAATACCATCACCCGGGCTTCTTTAGATCCAGATTATCATTTCGCGGTGTTGTTTCTGGATTGCGATCGCTTCAAAGTAATCAACGACTCCCTTGGTCATCGCGTCGGGGATCAATTATTAGTCGCCCTAGCCAGTCGCATTCAAGCCCATTTACAATCAGAAGATACCCTAGCTCGTTTAGGAGGGGATGAATTTGCCATTATCCTAGGCAACAGTCCCGACCTAAACCACGCGACCCAAGTCGCCCAAAACATCTTAGAATCCCTTGAGCATCCCTTCCAACTCGAAGAATGCGAAGTCTTCACCAACGTTAGTATTGGAATTGTCTTTGGGGACTCTTACCGCACCCTCCACGAACGCAACGCCGACCAACCCGAACACTTACTCCGGGATGCTGATAACGCCATGTATCGGGCCAAAGAAGGGGGACGGGGGACTTATCACGTCTTTGACCCCACCATGCACCAGATCGCCTTAGAACGCCTCAACCTAGAAACCGAACTCCGTTATGCCCTGAACCGGAATGAGTTTCTCCTCCACTATCAACCCATTGTTCACCTGAAAAGTGGCAAAATTCAGGGGTTCGAGGCCTTGATTCGGTGGCATAGTCCCACCCGGGGGTTAGTTTCCCCCTCCCAATTCATCCCTATTACCGAAGAAACTGGGTTAATTGTTCCTTTGGGACAGTGGGTGCTAAAAGAAGCTTGTTCCCAACTGCGACAATGGCAAAAACTGGGGCTAGTTAATGACAGTATGAGTATTAGTGTGAACTTGACAGCGCACCAATTCACACAAGTTGACTTTTGTCAACAACTGGATCAAATTTTAGCCGAAACCGGACTCTCCCCCCATCACCTCAAACTAGAAATCACCGAAAGCACAATTATGGATAATCAGCGTTCGGCGCAAAGTATCTTACAGCAACTCAAATCGAGACATATTTCCTTGAGTATTGATGACTTTGGGACAGGATACTCCTCTCTGAGTTATCTCCACGCCTTCCCGGTGGATATTCTCAAAGTAGATCGCTCCTTTGTTCAGTCCCTTGATGGGAGTCGCGAGAAACTGGGTTTAATCCCCGCCATTTTCAGTATTACCCAAGCAATGGGAATGTCTGCGATCGCCGAAGGCATCGAAACCGCCATTCAACTGGATCAACTGCGCCATTTAAACTATGAATTTGGACAAGGCTATTTTTTCTCCAAACCCTTACCCAGTGAGGCTGTCGTAGAACTGTTAAAACAAGATCCCCAATGGTAG
- a CDS encoding pentapeptide repeat-containing protein has protein sequence MVDQNGDIERLLETKKCQGGDLSHANLSNLDLSGADLSGATLFCTNLSGANLSGANLSGADLSYANCVNTDLTRANIRGADAKGINLFDANLNGTNLSGTDLTFANLVNASLSEANLRAVKLVGANLIGAKLNSANLSSADLGGANLSTANLVAAKLLSTDLSEAKLVRSDLSDADLVGANLTDANLSNANLLNTNMASALLIGSYLVGANLIGTHLENAKLDGAIGITTEGQLVVR, from the coding sequence ATGGTTGATCAAAACGGAGACATCGAAAGACTACTAGAAACAAAAAAATGCCAAGGCGGGGATCTCAGTCACGCAAATTTAAGTAACTTAGATCTCAGTGGGGCGGATCTCAGTGGGGCGACGCTCTTCTGCACCAACCTGAGTGGGGCTAATCTCAGTGGGGCTAATCTCAGTGGGGCTGACCTCAGTTATGCTAACTGTGTTAATACAGACCTCACCCGGGCAAACATCAGAGGGGCTGATGCTAAAGGAATTAACCTGTTTGATGCTAACCTCAACGGAACTAATTTAAGCGGGACAGATTTAACCTTTGCGAACCTCGTCAATGCCAGTTTAAGTGAGGCGAACTTACGGGCGGTTAAGTTAGTGGGAGCCAACTTAATCGGGGCCAAACTCAACAGCGCCAATCTCAGTAGTGCCGACCTCGGAGGAGCCAATCTCAGCACAGCAAATCTTGTGGCCGCTAAACTGTTAAGTACAGATTTAAGTGAGGCAAAATTAGTCCGGTCTGATTTAAGTGATGCGGACTTGGTGGGGGCTAATTTAACCGATGCGAACCTCTCTAATGCCAATCTTCTCAATACCAATATGGCCAGCGCTCTATTAATTGGGTCTTACTTAGTGGGGGCGAATTTAATTGGCACTCATTTAGAAAATGCCAAGTTAGATGGTGCCATTGGCATTACAACAGAAGGGCAATTAGTCGTTCGTTAG
- the xth gene encoding exodeoxyribonuclease III yields the protein MKIATWNVNSIRSRLSIVIDWLKQNPVEVLCLQETKVIDSDFPQEPFQEIGYSLAISGQKSYNGVAIASQTPLTDLKIGFSSILNSDVATELDAQKRVISGQLGEVRIVNLYVPNGAALDSDKYDYKLRWLATLKDYLTHFVKGENTEICVCGDFNIALEDRDIYNPKGKEKHIMSSPLEREALENVLALGLKDAFRKFNSEAGYFSWWDYRQGGFSRNRGWRIDHHYLTPKLYEKALACTIDIEPRKLEKPSDHTPVIVEW from the coding sequence ATGAAAATAGCCACCTGGAACGTTAACTCAATTCGTAGCCGTCTCAGTATTGTGATCGACTGGTTAAAACAGAATCCTGTTGAGGTTTTATGCTTACAAGAAACCAAAGTGATTGACTCCGACTTTCCCCAAGAACCCTTTCAAGAAATCGGCTACTCTCTCGCCATTTCTGGACAAAAATCCTATAACGGTGTCGCCATTGCCAGTCAAACCCCTTTAACCGATCTCAAAATAGGCTTTTCTAGTATCCTGAACAGCGACGTTGCTACAGAATTAGACGCACAAAAACGAGTCATTAGCGGTCAACTGGGAGAGGTGAGAATTGTTAATCTATATGTTCCCAATGGTGCCGCTTTGGATAGTGATAAATATGACTATAAACTGCGCTGGCTTGCTACCTTAAAAGACTATTTGACCCATTTTGTCAAGGGTGAAAACACAGAAATTTGTGTCTGTGGGGACTTTAATATTGCCTTAGAAGACCGGGATATTTATAACCCCAAAGGCAAAGAAAAACATATTATGTCCTCCCCCCTTGAACGAGAAGCCCTAGAAAATGTCTTAGCATTAGGCTTAAAAGATGCCTTCCGCAAATTTAATTCAGAAGCCGGATATTTTAGTTGGTGGGATTATCGTCAAGGGGGATTTAGTCGTAATCGGGGATGGCGAATTGATCACCATTACTTAACCCCGAAACTGTACGAAAAAGCCCTAGCTTGTACCATCGACATTGAACCGAGAAAGTTAGAAAAACCCAGTGATCATACTCCCGTGATTGTTGAGTGGTGA
- a CDS encoding TrmH family RNA methyltransferase — MLITSLQNPLIKQLRKLQQSKYRRQENLCLLEGTNLVEMASQGGLPLQTVCCTPTWQGKHSRLWAVLEQGTARLEVVSEEVLRSLTTTVSPDGVLATLPRDQISPPPVAFPRLGVVLETLQDPGNLGTIIRTAAAIPSDGLWLSGDSVDFDNPKVLRASAGFIFQVPMARYGDLPQRVQAYRQQGGQVIATVPQGDLSYWDIDFQKHTLLLFGNEAAGLSEDLLAQSDLQVTIPLAVGVESLNVAIAAALLLYEAKRQTTKR; from the coding sequence ATGTTGATTACCAGTTTGCAGAACCCCTTGATTAAGCAGTTGCGGAAGTTGCAGCAGAGCAAGTATCGTCGCCAAGAGAATTTGTGCCTGTTGGAGGGGACGAATTTGGTGGAGATGGCGAGTCAGGGGGGTTTACCGTTACAAACGGTCTGTTGTACTCCGACTTGGCAGGGGAAACATTCCCGATTGTGGGCTGTGCTGGAGCAAGGGACGGCGAGGCTGGAGGTGGTGAGTGAGGAGGTGTTGCGATCGCTCACTACAACGGTTAGTCCTGATGGGGTGCTTGCTACTTTACCCCGAGATCAAATCAGTCCTCCTCCTGTGGCGTTTCCCCGTTTAGGTGTGGTCTTGGAAACCCTACAAGATCCCGGCAATTTAGGCACAATTATCCGCACGGCGGCCGCTATTCCCAGTGATGGCCTGTGGTTGAGTGGGGATAGTGTAGACTTCGACAATCCGAAAGTGTTGCGCGCTTCGGCTGGCTTTATTTTTCAAGTGCCGATGGCCCGTTATGGGGATTTACCGCAACGGGTGCAAGCCTACCGACAACAAGGGGGACAGGTCATTGCTACTGTCCCCCAAGGGGATTTGTCCTATTGGGACATCGATTTTCAAAAACACACCCTGTTATTATTCGGCAATGAAGCGGCCGGACTCTCTGAGGACTTACTGGCGCAAAGTGATTTACAGGTCACTATTCCCTTGGCGGTGGGAGTGGAATCATTAAATGTTGCGATCGCCGCCGCTTTACTCCTCTATGAGGCCAAACGACAAACGACCAAACGATAA
- the murA gene encoding UDP-N-acetylglucosamine 1-carboxyvinyltransferase → MLIVENRAINPLISPKPSETKPDTELESLRIWGKHPLSGHVHISGAKNSVLAIMAGALLCPQHCRLRNVPSLADIAKMRKVLEALGVKIERHNDTLELDTSHLSTSKAPYDLVSQLRASFFVTGPLLTRLGTARVPLPGGCAIGARPVDLHVRGLQAMGAEVHIEHGIVHADIRGSGGRLKGAKIYLDYPSVGATETLLMAATLADGETIIENAAQEPEVEDLANFCRAMGAKIRGAGTNTITIVGVPNLHSVDYGIIPDRIEAGTFLVAGAITHSEISISPVIPEHLTPVIAKLQEIGSKIVLDSPNRLRIIPGELRATDIETLPYPGFPTDMQAQLMALLTVAEGNSVVTETVFENRMRHVAELVRMGADIRIKGQNAIIRGVSHLSGAPVLATDLRASAALVLAGLAAEGETLVQGLHHLDRGYDDLETKLKQLGAKVERVVPQGNGQS, encoded by the coding sequence TTGTTGATCGTGGAGAATAGAGCCATTAACCCTTTAATCAGCCCAAAACCCAGTGAAACCAAACCTGACACTGAGTTAGAGTCCCTAAGAATTTGGGGCAAACATCCCCTGTCGGGCCATGTTCACATTAGCGGGGCGAAAAACTCCGTCCTTGCCATCATGGCCGGTGCCTTGCTTTGTCCCCAACATTGTCGCCTGCGGAATGTCCCCAGCTTGGCCGACATTGCCAAAATGCGAAAAGTACTAGAGGCCTTGGGTGTAAAAATAGAGAGGCATAATGACACCCTAGAACTCGATACCAGTCATCTCTCCACCTCCAAAGCTCCCTACGATCTCGTTTCTCAACTCAGAGCGAGTTTTTTTGTGACAGGTCCTCTCCTGACTCGTTTAGGCACCGCCCGGGTTCCCTTACCCGGGGGCTGTGCCATTGGTGCTAGACCCGTAGATCTCCACGTTCGGGGTTTGCAAGCGATGGGCGCAGAAGTTCACATTGAACACGGCATCGTTCATGCGGATATTCGCGGCAGTGGTGGGCGTTTAAAGGGGGCGAAAATTTATCTGGATTATCCCAGTGTCGGAGCAACAGAAACCCTCCTGATGGCGGCCACGTTAGCCGATGGGGAGACGATTATTGAAAACGCCGCTCAAGAACCGGAAGTCGAAGATTTAGCGAACTTCTGCCGGGCAATGGGGGCAAAAATTCGCGGCGCTGGTACTAATACCATCACTATTGTTGGGGTGCCGAATTTACACAGCGTAGACTATGGCATTATCCCTGACCGCATTGAAGCGGGAACGTTCTTAGTGGCTGGGGCTATCACTCACTCAGAAATTAGCATTTCTCCCGTGATTCCCGAACACCTCACCCCGGTTATTGCGAAGTTACAAGAGATTGGCTCAAAAATTGTTCTCGACAGTCCCAATCGTCTGCGAATTATTCCCGGAGAATTGCGCGCCACAGACATTGAAACCTTACCCTATCCCGGGTTTCCAACGGATATGCAAGCCCAATTGATGGCCTTGTTAACGGTGGCGGAGGGCAATAGTGTAGTGACGGAAACGGTTTTTGAAAACCGGATGCGTCATGTGGCGGAATTAGTCCGCATGGGGGCAGATATTCGCATCAAAGGGCAAAACGCAATTATTCGCGGGGTGTCTCACCTCTCCGGTGCGCCCGTGTTGGCGACGGATTTACGCGCATCGGCCGCGCTAGTGTTGGCAGGTTTGGCCGCAGAAGGGGAGACACTGGTACAAGGGTTACACCACTTAGACCGAGGTTATGATGATTTAGAGACGAAGTTGAAGCAATTAGGGGCGAAGGTGGAACGGGTTGTCCCTCAAGGCAATGGGCAATCTTGA
- a CDS encoding S8 family peptidase: MKNFLLCCLFILGLGFALSQFKGLANQGEYDSLILNFRNDIPQEQVEQQVKAIAKQYNLTPELNSEFSKGERIYILKGDKETVATLKEAGIKDTTEYIEPNYVYHSFFTPNDPDYAKQWNFRAINIETAWAQTKGQGITVAVIDTGVTQVPDLKNTKFVQGYDFVNKRVEATDDVGHGTHVAGTIAQSTNNNYGVAGIAYEAKIMPIKVLSAQGGGTVADIAEGIRFAADHGADVINMSLGGPGESKLMQDAVNYAYNKGVVIIAAAGNESRNSASYPARYPHVISVSALDSAGNKAPYSNFGAGVDIAAPGGSDGGKILQNTIDPRTNQAIFAEYQGTSMAAPHVAGVAALIKATGVKDPAEVFSILQESAQKVEEDPFNHYGAGQLNAGKAVQLAAKGQITFKDFFRWLRENGYLNPRFWIDGGAVALLPKIAMVIGSYLLAFLLRNYFPFAWSWSLTGGLIAGSSGLFFLRGFYVFDLPQAPFRVLGSSIPELGTAIQGGTMLNPLFASVLIPGILITLFLGHPQWKWFAIGSALGVASCLAVSIFMNPQVWGLGAGLLAQGFLALNALLCFALAKLASQKHPLEV; this comes from the coding sequence ATGAAAAACTTTCTACTGTGCTGCTTATTCATTCTTGGATTGGGGTTTGCCCTCTCCCAGTTTAAGGGTTTAGCCAATCAGGGGGAATATGATTCCCTGATCTTAAACTTCCGGAATGATATTCCCCAAGAACAAGTCGAACAACAGGTAAAGGCGATCGCAAAACAATATAACCTAACCCCAGAACTCAACAGCGAGTTCTCGAAGGGCGAGCGTATCTATATCCTAAAAGGCGACAAAGAAACCGTCGCTACCCTAAAAGAAGCCGGAATCAAAGACACAACCGAATATATCGAACCGAACTACGTCTATCACAGCTTTTTCACCCCCAACGACCCCGACTACGCCAAACAGTGGAACTTCCGCGCCATTAATATCGAAACCGCCTGGGCCCAAACCAAAGGCCAAGGAATCACCGTCGCCGTCATTGATACCGGAGTCACCCAAGTTCCCGACCTGAAAAACACCAAATTTGTCCAAGGCTACGACTTCGTAAACAAGCGCGTTGAAGCCACCGACGACGTAGGACACGGCACCCACGTAGCGGGCACCATTGCCCAATCTACGAACAACAACTACGGCGTGGCAGGCATCGCCTACGAAGCCAAAATCATGCCGATTAAAGTCCTCAGCGCCCAAGGAGGTGGCACCGTCGCCGACATCGCCGAAGGAATTCGCTTCGCGGCCGACCACGGCGCAGATGTGATTAACATGAGTTTAGGCGGCCCGGGAGAAAGTAAACTCATGCAGGATGCCGTCAACTACGCCTATAACAAAGGCGTGGTCATCATCGCCGCCGCCGGAAACGAAAGCCGGAACTCCGCCTCCTACCCCGCCCGCTATCCCCATGTGATTAGTGTCTCAGCCCTCGATTCTGCGGGCAACAAAGCCCCTTACTCTAACTTTGGGGCAGGGGTAGACATTGCCGCCCCCGGAGGCAGTGACGGCGGCAAAATCTTACAAAACACCATCGACCCGCGCACTAATCAGGCCATCTTTGCCGAGTACCAAGGCACCAGCATGGCCGCCCCCCACGTTGCCGGAGTAGCCGCCCTAATCAAAGCTACAGGGGTTAAAGACCCGGCCGAAGTGTTTAGTATCCTCCAAGAGTCCGCCCAGAAAGTGGAAGAAGACCCCTTTAATCACTATGGAGCAGGACAATTGAACGCCGGAAAAGCCGTCCAACTGGCCGCCAAAGGACAAATTACCTTTAAAGACTTCTTCCGATGGTTGCGTGAAAACGGCTACTTAAACCCCCGCTTCTGGATTGATGGCGGTGCCGTTGCCCTCCTGCCGAAAATTGCCATGGTCATTGGGTCTTATCTCTTGGCCTTCCTGTTACGCAACTATTTCCCCTTTGCTTGGAGTTGGTCTTTAACGGGTGGACTAATTGCCGGGAGTTCGGGGTTATTCTTCCTGCGGGGTTTCTACGTCTTTGACCTCCCCCAAGCACCGTTCCGGGTGTTAGGGAGTTCAATTCCTGAGTTAGGAACCGCTATTCAAGGGGGAACTATGCTCAACCCCTTATTTGCCAGTGTCCTAATTCCGGGTATTTTAATCACCCTGTTTCTCGGTCATCCTCAATGGAAATGGTTCGCTATTGGCAGCGCGTTAGGGGTGGCTTCCTGTCTCGCGGTGAGCATTTTTATGAATCCTCAAGTGTGGGGACTGGGTGCAGGTCTGTTAGCTCAAGGGTTTTTAGCTCTTAATGCCCTGTTGTGTTTTGCCTTAGCGAAGTTAGCTAGCCAGAAACACCCCTTAGAGGTTTGA
- a CDS encoding RNA-guided endonuclease InsQ/TnpB family protein has product MLNLTYNYKIIPTKEQTEKIELNLTVCQSVWNYALAQRKLWYNSRSCQVNACSIRSEYIVAPFEYPNYPTQSANLTQAKKTNDFLKSGNAQAMQQTLRKLDRAFNDMKSKGLGFPRFKRNMKSFNLVSSRIEVNGNKLKMPLLGEVKFVKSRDIPEGFKIKQVQVIKKASGYYVNLAIELDVNIPTPIPHGHALGIDVGIQSMLATSDGLILPRPKFLDKARRKIKLLQRRLKNKNKGSNKWQKLQHRIALLHEAVANRRKDYHFKLAHQLCDGVGMVFVEDINFTAWSRGLFCKQSLDIGLGQFFTILQYVCSQTDTYFAKVNPDYTSQVCPECGTHTGQKELSQRVHSCSECGYTVDRDVAASMIVKQRGLTAVGAPVVKQPSNGVLSGTSV; this is encoded by the coding sequence ATGCTTAACCTTACTTACAACTATAAGATAATTCCAACCAAAGAGCAGACAGAGAAGATCGAATTAAATTTAACTGTCTGCCAATCTGTTTGGAACTATGCTTTGGCTCAAAGAAAGCTTTGGTATAACAGTCGTAGTTGTCAGGTCAACGCTTGCTCTATTCGTTCTGAATATATTGTTGCTCCCTTTGAATATCCTAACTACCCTACTCAATCTGCCAATTTAACCCAAGCTAAAAAGACTAACGATTTCCTTAAGTCTGGTAATGCCCAAGCGATGCAGCAAACATTGCGGAAATTAGATCGGGCGTTTAACGACATGAAAAGCAAGGGACTAGGTTTTCCTCGCTTCAAAAGGAACATGAAGTCTTTTAATTTAGTTAGTAGCAGAATTGAAGTCAATGGTAACAAGCTAAAGATGCCTCTATTGGGGGAAGTTAAGTTTGTCAAGTCACGGGATATTCCAGAGGGTTTTAAGATCAAACAAGTTCAAGTAATCAAGAAAGCATCGGGTTACTATGTCAACTTAGCAATTGAGCTTGATGTTAATATCCCAACCCCAATACCTCATGGTCACGCTTTGGGGATTGATGTTGGGATTCAAAGTATGCTGGCAACTTCCGATGGTTTGATTCTTCCTAGGCCGAAGTTTTTAGATAAAGCACGGCGTAAGATTAAATTACTACAAAGAAGGCTTAAAAATAAAAACAAAGGGTCTAATAAATGGCAGAAACTACAGCATCGGATCGCTCTATTACATGAAGCCGTAGCCAACAGAAGAAAGGATTACCATTTCAAGTTAGCCCATCAACTCTGTGATGGAGTCGGGATGGTATTTGTTGAAGATATTAACTTCACAGCTTGGAGTAGGGGACTATTCTGTAAGCAATCTCTAGATATAGGTTTAGGTCAATTCTTTACTATCTTGCAATATGTTTGCTCTCAAACGGATACATATTTTGCCAAGGTCAATCCAGACTATACCTCTCAAGTTTGTCCTGAATGTGGAACCCATACAGGTCAGAAAGAACTCTCTCAAAGGGTTCACTCTTGCTCTGAATGTGGCTACACCGTGGATCGGGATGTTGCTGCTTCAATGATAGTAAAACAGCGTGGATTAACTGCGGTCGGTGCGCCCGTGGTCAAACAGCCCAGTAATGGCGTTCTGTCGGGGACTTCGGTCTAG